In the Armatimonadota bacterium genome, one interval contains:
- a CDS encoding M42 family metallopeptidase produces the protein MSEYRELLTRLSDVNGIPGFERRVAAIVKDELQDICEIRNDRLGSIICRLKTSGPGPKVALAGHMDEIGFLVKHIAKEGTIKFQNLGGWWDQVLLGQPVIIETRNGQVPGVIGAIPPHLVDPDKANTVVKAADMFIDVGASDKETVEKLGVRPGDPIVPSATCINLAVENRMLGKAWDDRVGVALFVHALKRLNGQSLPCEVYGVGTVQEEVGLRGATTSAFAINPDVAIILESAIPGDVPGIKEEDSSVKLGEGATIYLMDGSMIANPRLRDLVIDVCEQNEIKHQFAMLSRGGTDGGRYHLTAEGVPSIVLGVAARHIHSHFGIIDLNDYAVTLDLICKLLERLDADTVASLTDL, from the coding sequence ATGAGCGAGTACCGTGAGCTTCTCACACGCCTGTCCGACGTGAACGGCATCCCCGGTTTCGAGCGCCGGGTCGCTGCCATCGTGAAAGACGAACTGCAGGACATCTGCGAGATTCGCAACGACCGCCTGGGGAGCATCATCTGCCGGCTGAAGACGTCAGGTCCCGGGCCAAAGGTGGCCCTCGCCGGGCATATGGATGAAATCGGCTTCCTGGTGAAGCACATTGCCAAGGAAGGCACGATCAAGTTTCAGAATCTCGGCGGCTGGTGGGATCAGGTTCTGCTTGGACAGCCCGTGATTATCGAGACCCGCAATGGGCAGGTCCCCGGCGTTATCGGCGCAATTCCGCCGCATCTCGTGGACCCGGACAAGGCGAATACCGTGGTGAAGGCCGCCGACATGTTCATCGATGTGGGCGCGTCTGATAAGGAGACCGTGGAGAAGCTGGGTGTACGCCCCGGCGACCCCATCGTTCCCAGCGCCACCTGCATCAACCTGGCGGTGGAGAACCGCATGTTGGGCAAGGCCTGGGATGACAGGGTCGGCGTAGCCCTCTTCGTGCATGCACTGAAGCGGTTGAACGGCCAGAGCCTGCCCTGCGAAGTCTACGGTGTGGGGACGGTACAGGAAGAGGTCGGGCTGCGCGGAGCGACCACCTCAGCCTTCGCCATCAACCCCGACGTGGCCATCATCCTGGAAAGCGCCATCCCGGGCGACGTGCCGGGCATCAAGGAGGAAGACTCATCGGTGAAGCTGGGCGAGGGAGCCACCATCTACCTGATGGACGGCAGCATGATCGCTAATCCTCGCCTGCGAGACCTGGTCATCGACGTCTGTGAGCAGAACGAGATCAAGCATCAATTCGCCATGCTGTCACGCGGCGGGACCGACGGTGGCAGGTATCACCTGACTGCCGAAGGCGTGCCCAGCATCGTCCTCGGTGTCGCCGCCCGTCATATTCACAGCCACTTCGGCATCATCGACCTCAACGACTACGCGGTGACACTCGACCTGATCTGCAAACTGCTGGAGCGGCTGGATGCTGACACGGTGGCGAGCCTGACCGATCTGTAG
- a CDS encoding DUF1559 domain-containing protein, which translates to MSREGPPVTRKRGAFTLIELLVVIAIIAVLAAIIFPVFARAREKARSTTCASNLKQLGLAMNMYCTDYDGRFPWGVDPADRLTPQIWNGYPQWQAQIPYMPYLHEVIDPYVRNKQIWACPSDDGYDVLEDSGIPLIAHPSSYEAFGTSYMWRTEIAFQGAMPETLPDPARVNVLFDGHGKWHGGNGFNERRWNILFGDFHVKNVGRETYEEAWSTAVR; encoded by the coding sequence ATCTCCAGGGAGGGCCCACCGGTGACGAGAAAACGCGGGGCTTTCACTCTGATCGAGCTTCTCGTGGTCATTGCGATCATCGCGGTGCTCGCGGCCATCATCTTCCCTGTTTTCGCGCGCGCCCGGGAGAAAGCGCGCTCAACCACCTGCGCCAGCAATTTGAAGCAACTGGGACTTGCGATGAACATGTACTGCACCGACTACGATGGTCGCTTCCCGTGGGGCGTTGACCCCGCCGATCGGCTCACCCCCCAGATCTGGAACGGCTATCCGCAGTGGCAGGCGCAGATCCCCTATATGCCCTACCTTCACGAAGTGATTGACCCATACGTAAGAAACAAGCAAATCTGGGCCTGCCCCTCGGATGATGGATATGATGTCCTTGAAGACTCCGGGATACCCTTGATCGCGCACCCTAGTTCGTATGAGGCCTTCGGAACCAGCTACATGTGGCGCACTGAGATCGCCTTCCAGGGGGCCATGCCCGAGACTTTGCCCGACCCGGCGCGGGTAAACGTTCTTTTCGACGGGCATGGCAAGTGGCACGGGGGCAACGGTTTCAACGAGCGGCGTTGGAACATCCTCTTTGGCGACTTCCATGTCAAGAATGTTGGCCGCGAGACGTACGAAGAAGCATGGAGCACCGCTGTGCGTTGA
- a CDS encoding ribonuclease HII: MQQGFRLIAGVDEVGRGPLAGPVVAAAVIMPEDFPLCGVVDSKALTRGQREIAAAEIQSAAVCWSVGVVSAAEIDALNILRATHEAMRRALAALSHPPDFAVIDGLPVPGLPVPSEAVVKGDRLCYSVAAASILAKVHRDALMVELDGRYPGYGFARNMGYASAEHREAIRMRGPCPEHRRSFEPVKSLAQRAFDL, encoded by the coding sequence ATGCAGCAGGGGTTTCGGCTCATCGCCGGGGTGGACGAGGTCGGCCGCGGCCCCCTCGCCGGACCGGTGGTGGCCGCGGCGGTGATCATGCCCGAGGACTTTCCCCTATGCGGGGTAGTCGACTCCAAGGCCCTGACCCGCGGCCAAAGAGAGATTGCGGCGGCGGAGATACAGAGCGCTGCGGTGTGCTGGTCGGTGGGGGTAGTGTCGGCGGCGGAGATCGATGCACTCAACATCCTGCGTGCCACCCATGAGGCGATGCGCCGGGCACTGGCGGCGCTCAGCCACCCCCCGGATTTCGCAGTGATCGACGGGCTTCCGGTACCGGGGCTGCCTGTGCCATCGGAAGCTGTAGTCAAGGGCGACAGACTCTGCTACAGCGTCGCAGCGGCGTCGATCCTGGCCAAAGTGCACCGGGACGCGCTGATGGTGGAGCTCGACGGACGATATCCCGGCTACGGTTTCGCTCGGAATATGGGCTATGCCAGCGCGGAGCATCGCGAAGCAATCCGGATGCGGGGGCCGTGTCCCGAACACCGCCGGAGTTTTGAGCCGGTAAAATCCCTTGCTCAGCGTGCTTTCGACCTATGA
- the glyQ gene encoding glycine--tRNA ligase subunit alpha — MTFQDLLGTLSNFWAAQGCAVMQPYELEMGAGTMSGDTFLRSLGPEPWNAAYVQPCRRPTDGRYGENPNRFQRYFQYQVVMKPSPNDIQERYLASLEALGIRLREHDIRFVEDDWESPTLGAAGVGWEVWMDGMEITQFTYFQQVGGIQCKPVTVEITYGPERLAMYLQEVDDYRKLKWSDTIGYGELRFEEEFEFSKYNFETANVEMLWALFDMYEKEAYAQMDNGLPLPAYDYVLKCSHTFNLLDARGAVSITERPGMITRVRRLAGRIAKAYVDKREELGFPLLKEAAQ; from the coding sequence ATGACTTTTCAGGACCTTCTCGGCACACTCAGCAACTTCTGGGCCGCCCAGGGATGCGCCGTCATGCAGCCCTACGAGCTTGAGATGGGCGCCGGTACTATGTCCGGCGATACCTTCCTGCGCTCCCTGGGGCCGGAACCGTGGAACGCCGCGTACGTTCAGCCCTGCCGGCGTCCCACTGATGGGCGGTACGGGGAAAACCCTAACCGGTTCCAGCGCTACTTCCAGTACCAGGTTGTCATGAAGCCCTCGCCCAATGATATTCAGGAGCGTTATCTCGCAAGCCTCGAAGCCCTGGGCATCCGCTTGCGCGAGCATGATATCCGCTTCGTCGAGGACGACTGGGAATCTCCAACACTCGGTGCGGCAGGCGTAGGCTGGGAAGTGTGGATGGACGGGATGGAGATCACCCAGTTCACCTACTTCCAGCAGGTGGGCGGCATCCAATGCAAACCCGTGACCGTCGAGATCACCTACGGCCCCGAGCGACTGGCCATGTATCTGCAGGAAGTGGATGACTACCGGAAGCTCAAGTGGTCGGACACCATCGGCTACGGCGAACTTCGTTTCGAGGAAGAGTTCGAGTTTTCGAAGTACAACTTCGAGACCGCCAACGTGGAAATGCTCTGGGCGCTGTTCGACATGTACGAGAAGGAAGCCTACGCCCAGATGGACAACGGCCTGCCCCTGCCCGCCTACGACTATGTGCTCAAGTGCTCACACACCTTCAATTTGCTGGACGCCCGGGGCGCCGTGAGTATCACCGAGCGCCCGGGGATGATCACCCGTGTGCGCAGGCTGGCCGGGCGCATCGCGAAAGCCTACGTGGACAAGCGCGAGGAGCTTGGGTTCCCGCTCCTCAAGGAAGCCGCGCAGTAG
- a CDS encoding glycine--tRNA ligase subunit beta: MPRDLLYEIGVEEIPAGFVLPALEQLEEGLRQGLADLRLSHGDISTFGTPRRLTVIVKQVADAQPDIEQEYKGPPADRAFDEAGKPTKAAEGFANTRGVSVDQLEVRETDKGSWVFVTVMEAGRPAEELLPGLLERVTLGLTFPKTMRWADLDLRFARPLRWLVAVLGDRVLDLCIAGVQAGRTSRGHRILHPGDVSLGDADSYLDDLRAAYVMADHVERREAIRAAATRTAEELGGRVRIKEDLLTEVSFLVEWPTCLYGRFDPRYLELPDPVIVTVMQGHQRYFPVEDADGKLMPFFITVRNGGTEGMETVRKGNEKVIEPRLADAEFYLTEDLKQSLDQRVQSLERVTFMEGLGTLLDKTRRLERLATHLAVTIPLYAEDAGAVVERAAHLSKADLVTLMVGDSKLGELQGQIGGEYARRMGEDPAVALAIAEHYRPRGAGDVIPESPAGTLLSISDKVDNLAACFRLGAVPTGSNDPFALRRQAQGIVEMLTARQLHLDLRELLVLAVDLLPEPALEREKDRERVLEPAQAVDALLTFFGQRIEYLLTQEGVTYDVIRAVLGTEWTDVLEVFQRARFLHDLRTQDPDRFNQLVTAAERPARITRPEELPADQPVDENLFEHDRERELWSLFSAAAGAVQSALERVPDDYNGAVTALTALATPIHQYFEDVMVMVDDPALRTNRLLMLREIDRVFRRVADFLHIVREGD, encoded by the coding sequence ATGCCCAGAGACCTGCTGTATGAAATCGGCGTTGAAGAGATCCCGGCCGGGTTCGTGCTCCCGGCCCTGGAGCAGCTTGAGGAAGGCCTGCGGCAGGGCCTTGCCGACCTGCGCCTGAGCCACGGCGATATCTCCACCTTCGGCACTCCCCGGCGCCTGACAGTTATCGTCAAACAGGTAGCCGACGCCCAGCCCGACATCGAGCAAGAGTACAAAGGTCCGCCTGCGGACCGGGCTTTTGACGAGGCCGGCAAGCCCACCAAGGCCGCCGAGGGTTTCGCCAATACCCGCGGCGTGAGCGTGGACCAGCTCGAGGTGCGCGAGACCGACAAGGGAAGCTGGGTCTTCGTCACGGTCATGGAAGCCGGGCGGCCCGCCGAGGAGTTGCTGCCGGGCCTGCTGGAGCGCGTGACCCTCGGCCTCACTTTCCCGAAGACGATGCGCTGGGCCGACCTGGACCTGCGCTTCGCAAGGCCGCTGCGCTGGCTGGTAGCGGTTCTCGGTGACCGTGTGCTGGACCTTTGCATCGCCGGCGTCCAGGCCGGTCGCACCAGCCGGGGTCATCGCATTCTGCATCCGGGTGACGTGAGCCTGGGCGACGCGGACAGCTATCTGGACGACCTGCGGGCCGCGTACGTCATGGCTGATCACGTGGAGCGCCGCGAGGCCATCCGCGCCGCCGCGACCCGGACCGCCGAAGAGTTGGGGGGCCGCGTCCGCATCAAGGAAGACCTGCTCACCGAAGTCAGCTTCCTGGTGGAGTGGCCCACCTGTCTGTACGGGCGCTTCGACCCGCGCTATCTGGAACTGCCCGATCCGGTGATCGTCACCGTCATGCAGGGCCACCAGCGGTATTTCCCGGTGGAAGATGCTGACGGAAAGCTCATGCCTTTCTTCATCACCGTGCGCAATGGTGGCACCGAGGGCATGGAGACTGTGCGCAAGGGCAATGAGAAGGTCATCGAGCCACGCCTTGCGGATGCCGAGTTCTACCTGACTGAGGACCTGAAGCAGAGCCTTGACCAGCGCGTGCAGAGCCTGGAGCGGGTGACCTTCATGGAAGGCCTGGGCACCCTGCTGGACAAGACCCGGCGGCTGGAGCGTCTCGCTACCCATCTTGCGGTGACGATACCTCTCTATGCCGAAGATGCCGGCGCCGTTGTTGAGCGTGCCGCGCACCTGAGCAAGGCGGACCTGGTCACGCTGATGGTCGGAGACAGCAAGCTGGGGGAACTGCAGGGGCAGATCGGCGGCGAGTATGCCCGCAGGATGGGCGAGGACCCCGCTGTTGCCCTTGCGATCGCGGAGCACTATCGTCCCCGCGGCGCGGGGGACGTCATCCCCGAGAGTCCTGCCGGAACTCTCCTGAGCATCTCGGACAAGGTTGACAATCTCGCTGCCTGCTTCCGCCTGGGCGCGGTTCCGACGGGCTCCAATGACCCCTTCGCCCTGCGCCGCCAGGCCCAGGGAATTGTGGAGATGCTCACCGCCCGGCAGCTACACCTGGACCTGCGCGAACTCTTGGTCCTGGCGGTGGATCTCCTGCCCGAACCGGCCCTGGAACGCGAGAAGGATCGGGAGCGCGTGCTCGAACCGGCGCAGGCTGTGGATGCGTTGCTCACTTTCTTCGGCCAGCGCATCGAGTACCTCCTGACCCAGGAGGGCGTGACTTACGACGTCATCCGCGCGGTACTTGGGACCGAATGGACTGACGTTCTTGAGGTCTTCCAGCGCGCTCGGTTCCTGCACGACCTGCGCACTCAGGATCCCGACCGGTTCAACCAGCTGGTCACGGCGGCGGAACGCCCGGCACGCATCACTCGGCCCGAGGAGTTGCCCGCTGATCAGCCTGTCGATGAGAACCTCTTCGAGCACGACCGCGAGCGCGAACTCTGGTCGCTCTTCTCCGCTGCGGCCGGTGCGGTTCAGTCCGCGCTTGAGAGAGTGCCGGATGATTACAATGGGGCCGTCACAGCGCTCACGGCCCTGGCCACACCGATACATCAGTACTTCGAGGACGTCATGGTGATGGTAGACGACCCGGCATTACGGACCAACCGCCTGTTGATGCTCCGCGAGATCGACCGGGTGTTCCGACGGGTCGCAGACTTCCTGCACATCGTGCGCGAGGGCGACTGA
- a CDS encoding deoxyguanosinetriphosphate triphosphohydrolase, whose protein sequence is MTIRERIEQTERETLSPYAALSADSRGRRHPQAPCPVRTEFQRDRDRIIHQCSAFRRLAYKTQVFFAPTSDHLRTRLSHTLEVAQIARTIAKALRLNEDLTEAISLAHDVGHTPFGHAGEQALDEAWREYDPAAHFKHTQHSLRVVDELEREGSGLNLTEETRQGIVLHSKGRADLRGTLQGPPDATLEALVVRLADRIAYVNHDIDDCLRLGIVSLEDMPEDVLNVFGRHHSARVGRMVEDVIQSSLDAPALSMSEEVCQATDALKDFLYDQVYLSEVLQVEARKVKGIVRNLFELYMESDDALHEGIGFVPTDLKLRARLVCDYVAGMTDRFAVQQYARAFLPRGFPATDDV, encoded by the coding sequence ATGACCATCCGCGAGCGCATTGAGCAGACCGAGCGCGAGACCCTCAGCCCCTACGCGGCGCTGAGCGCAGATTCGCGCGGGCGGCGGCACCCGCAGGCCCCTTGCCCCGTGCGCACCGAGTTCCAGCGCGACCGCGACCGCATCATCCACCAGTGCAGCGCCTTCCGCCGGCTTGCTTACAAGACTCAGGTCTTCTTCGCGCCCACCTCGGACCACCTGCGCACCCGGCTGAGTCATACCCTCGAGGTCGCCCAGATCGCCCGCACTATTGCCAAGGCCTTGCGCCTCAATGAGGACCTCACCGAGGCGATCTCACTCGCCCATGACGTTGGCCACACGCCTTTCGGACATGCGGGCGAGCAGGCGCTGGACGAGGCCTGGCGCGAGTACGACCCGGCCGCGCATTTCAAGCACACCCAGCACAGCCTGCGAGTGGTGGACGAACTGGAGCGCGAGGGTTCGGGGCTGAACCTTACCGAGGAAACGCGGCAGGGGATTGTGCTGCACTCCAAGGGCCGGGCGGACTTGCGCGGCACATTGCAGGGCCCGCCGGACGCCACCCTGGAAGCTCTGGTGGTGCGCCTGGCGGACCGCATCGCTTATGTGAACCACGATATCGACGACTGCCTGCGTTTGGGGATCGTCTCTCTCGAAGACATGCCCGAAGATGTGCTCAACGTCTTCGGACGGCACCACAGCGCGCGGGTGGGCCGAATGGTGGAAGACGTTATCCAGTCCAGCCTGGACGCACCTGCGTTGTCCATGAGCGAAGAGGTCTGCCAGGCGACAGATGCCCTGAAGGACTTCCTGTATGACCAGGTCTACCTGTCCGAAGTGCTGCAGGTGGAGGCGCGCAAGGTCAAAGGCATCGTGCGGAACCTGTTTGAGCTGTACATGGAATCCGACGACGCACTTCACGAGGGCATCGGGTTCGTGCCCACCGATCTGAAACTCCGGGCGCGCCTTGTCTGTGACTACGTGGCCGGGATGACTGACCGTTTCGCCGTGCAGCAGTACGCTCGGGCCTTCCTGCCAAGAGGGTTCCCGGCGACGGATGATGTGTAG
- a CDS encoding DUF4962 domain-containing protein — protein MLSLILAAWALTIITVPLHAETVFQYDFEQGTDLAAYEGLQFQDCTAEIVPFGPNGAGHCLKITSKRASRYCTVTIRRPMKLLRNLVLSFDHREEIEEGKRAAYLGLLFFDPTGKQWFGSDKFNSDWKTAEVRVAGLNSPNGGVLTLGKELSHLNLYGRAEGDTQALMTVWLDNIRLETKEFAGRRSEASRVSTANPPLFNWSRTARPSRLEYSRDPDFPENATVKVTTSLNFHTPDAPLEPGDWYWRVWSEDELSSGYTETARIEITPEAHRFTTAPVPVAEIKARKRPWVVPVREVTDSERAQLVRQAENLHRQGVPDDPPPYAPGNPDWPTWIDWYGKVHGGITSGTGRRLQQIAEICAITGDPKVREMAREMVLKAASWDPEGGSAMSRGDIGAHHLLRGLVWCYDALHDSLSDADRERLRDIIVIRSEQFASRLNPFPGGGREFNNHAWLNAFGLGEAGLALLGEHPAAEEWAEYVRQLFIGRFLCALGYQGDNNEGISYWGYGLWFVIDYSDMMKRICGINLFEHPWLARTARFPMYCAPPGAWAVSFADTGIPNHGVRGPAQQSHVKNLALRTRDPYALWYSGAPGPVDNLDPKPPVDLPQSIHYRFIGWTIHNTTLVDGRDGVTLALRSGPFYAGHQHEDLNSFVLHAYGEKLAIDGGHYDWYGSPHFEGFSTLTRAHNAILVNGQDQGSRKLGADGKITGYFDSTACGYTEGTVADPDVYAGQVERWVRRALFIKPGYVVIQDQIEATEGPAQFDWLLHSVADISTDADAQSFSLESGRASLQGRFIQPAGLQLEVKKGYPVEPVDGYSTRPLPPERYVDEWTLTATPGEPRKSETFLTAMQVRRNEPGAVNAVFEPLQVTGGQGVLMREGEVAHAAAFRGQGETGELAAAGLSTDGNLLCASFGADGTITRAAAVDCTVLRHDNRGLVKASARCAGISVLKTPEGSLCEVSLSEPAGLELDTGQPGRVLVDGNVTNAAGGVLKVDLPAGDHTITWGDAPESVMSRPIGALVVGESRLAGYAQRRADGVAYYWWGPFSVLRDDRYALSFSPADEAAALSVVCDGRPLELTPHNGGASAELWLSSGPHFLTISARQPVQSLAVDPRGLGITDATMLPAEFRPAQGSIIIEAETPASEGAIKGKIMEKIGASGGLSHAVWDTDGQWAEWEFEVPQEARYRLLIRGAGEHDRVLRLLELDGKPLVSDGGVVRMRSTGGWCRVTDDWRYFLVNGPDGKPASIRLAPGKHRIRLERLGNSMNLDLFAWEPAQD, from the coding sequence GTGCTCAGCTTGATCCTCGCCGCCTGGGCGCTCACGATTATCACGGTTCCGCTCCACGCCGAAACAGTCTTCCAGTACGACTTCGAGCAGGGGACGGACCTCGCAGCTTACGAGGGCCTGCAATTCCAGGATTGCACCGCCGAGATTGTCCCCTTTGGTCCGAATGGCGCAGGGCATTGCCTGAAGATAACTTCAAAGCGGGCTTCGCGCTACTGCACGGTGACCATCCGGCGGCCCATGAAGCTCCTGCGCAACCTGGTGCTGAGTTTCGACCACCGGGAGGAGATCGAGGAGGGCAAGCGCGCCGCGTATCTGGGCCTGCTGTTCTTCGACCCCACGGGCAAGCAATGGTTCGGGAGCGACAAGTTCAACTCGGATTGGAAAACCGCGGAAGTGCGGGTGGCTGGGCTGAACTCGCCGAACGGCGGGGTGCTCACGCTGGGGAAGGAACTGAGCCATCTCAACCTGTATGGGCGAGCCGAGGGCGATACACAAGCCTTGATGACCGTCTGGCTGGATAATATCCGTCTCGAGACCAAAGAGTTCGCCGGCAGGCGCTCCGAGGCATCACGGGTGTCCACCGCGAACCCGCCCCTGTTCAACTGGTCGCGCACGGCCCGGCCCTCGCGCCTGGAATACTCGCGGGACCCGGACTTTCCCGAGAACGCCACTGTGAAGGTCACCACATCCCTGAACTTCCACACTCCCGATGCCCCGCTGGAACCAGGCGATTGGTACTGGCGCGTGTGGTCCGAAGATGAGCTGAGTTCGGGCTACACCGAGACCGCACGCATTGAGATAACCCCGGAAGCTCACCGGTTCACCACGGCCCCGGTGCCGGTGGCTGAAATCAAGGCCCGCAAGCGTCCGTGGGTCGTGCCGGTGCGTGAAGTGACGGATTCCGAGCGCGCACAGCTTGTAAGGCAGGCCGAGAACCTGCACCGCCAAGGGGTGCCGGACGACCCGCCACCCTATGCGCCGGGTAACCCCGACTGGCCCACGTGGATCGACTGGTACGGCAAAGTGCACGGGGGCATCACCAGCGGCACGGGACGGCGTCTGCAGCAGATCGCCGAAATCTGCGCTATCACGGGTGACCCGAAAGTCCGCGAGATGGCCCGAGAGATGGTACTGAAAGCGGCCTCGTGGGATCCTGAAGGCGGCAGCGCAATGAGCCGGGGAGACATTGGCGCCCATCACCTCCTGCGCGGCCTGGTGTGGTGTTACGACGCACTTCACGACAGCCTGTCCGACGCCGATCGGGAAAGGCTGCGAGACATCATCGTGATCAGGTCGGAGCAGTTCGCTTCCAGGCTCAACCCCTTCCCCGGTGGCGGGCGAGAGTTCAACAATCACGCGTGGCTCAACGCCTTCGGCCTTGGCGAGGCCGGGCTGGCATTGCTGGGGGAGCACCCGGCGGCGGAAGAGTGGGCCGAGTATGTGCGCCAGCTTTTCATCGGCCGGTTCCTGTGCGCTCTCGGCTACCAGGGCGACAATAACGAGGGCATTTCGTACTGGGGCTACGGTCTGTGGTTCGTCATCGACTACTCGGACATGATGAAACGGATCTGCGGGATCAACCTGTTCGAACATCCGTGGCTGGCGCGGACTGCGCGCTTCCCCATGTACTGCGCGCCGCCTGGCGCGTGGGCAGTGTCTTTCGCGGATACCGGTATCCCGAACCATGGCGTGCGTGGGCCGGCGCAGCAGTCCCACGTGAAGAACCTGGCTCTGCGCACCCGTGACCCCTATGCGCTGTGGTACAGCGGCGCTCCCGGGCCTGTGGATAATCTCGACCCGAAACCGCCGGTGGATCTCCCGCAGTCGATCCACTACAGGTTTATTGGCTGGACCATCCACAACACCACGCTGGTGGACGGCCGGGACGGCGTCACACTCGCACTGCGCAGCGGCCCTTTCTACGCGGGTCACCAGCACGAAGACCTGAACTCATTCGTGCTCCATGCCTACGGCGAGAAGCTGGCAATCGACGGTGGGCATTATGACTGGTACGGCAGCCCGCACTTTGAGGGCTTCTCGACACTCACCCGCGCCCACAACGCAATTCTCGTGAACGGGCAAGATCAGGGCTCGCGGAAGCTCGGAGCGGACGGGAAGATCACCGGGTACTTCGACTCCACCGCCTGCGGATACACCGAAGGCACAGTCGCTGACCCCGACGTCTACGCCGGGCAGGTTGAGCGCTGGGTGCGCAGGGCGCTGTTCATCAAACCCGGCTACGTGGTGATCCAGGACCAGATCGAGGCGACCGAGGGCCCGGCGCAGTTTGACTGGCTCCTGCATTCGGTGGCGGACATTTCAACAGATGCGGACGCGCAGAGTTTCAGCCTGGAGTCCGGGCGGGCTTCATTGCAGGGCCGGTTTATACAGCCCGCGGGACTGCAGCTTGAGGTGAAGAAGGGCTACCCGGTAGAACCTGTGGACGGCTACAGCACCCGGCCGCTGCCGCCGGAGCGCTACGTGGATGAGTGGACGCTGACCGCAACGCCCGGCGAACCGCGCAAGAGTGAGACATTCCTGACGGCCATGCAGGTGCGCCGCAATGAACCGGGAGCAGTGAACGCCGTTTTCGAGCCTTTGCAAGTCACCGGCGGACAGGGCGTTCTCATGCGTGAGGGCGAGGTAGCACACGCGGCCGCATTCCGGGGTCAAGGGGAGACCGGCGAACTGGCCGCAGCCGGCCTGAGCACCGACGGTAACCTGCTGTGTGCCTCCTTCGGGGCGGACGGGACCATCACCCGGGCAGCCGCGGTGGACTGCACGGTCCTGCGACACGACAACAGGGGGCTCGTGAAGGCTTCCGCGCGATGCGCCGGGATCTCCGTGCTCAAAACGCCGGAGGGGTCCCTGTGCGAGGTTTCCCTCAGCGAACCTGCAGGCCTGGAACTGGACACCGGGCAGCCCGGGCGGGTACTCGTGGACGGCAATGTCACCAACGCGGCCGGCGGCGTGCTCAAGGTAGACCTCCCCGCCGGCGACCACACAATTACCTGGGGCGATGCGCCGGAGAGTGTGATGTCCCGGCCGATTGGTGCGCTGGTGGTGGGTGAGAGCCGTCTTGCAGGATACGCCCAGAGACGCGCTGACGGAGTCGCATACTACTGGTGGGGCCCCTTCTCCGTCTTGAGGGACGACCGCTACGCCCTGTCCTTCTCCCCGGCCGATGAGGCCGCGGCGCTGTCCGTGGTCTGCGACGGCCGACCGCTGGAACTCACTCCGCACAACGGCGGCGCCTCGGCGGAACTTTGGCTGTCATCGGGACCTCATTTCCTCACCATCTCCGCCCGACAGCCAGTCCAGAGCCTTGCCGTGGATCCGAGAGGGCTTGGAATCACGGACGCGACGATGCTGCCCGCCGAGTTCCGCCCTGCGCAGGGCAGCATCATCATCGAGGCTGAGACGCCTGCCAGCGAGGGCGCGATCAAGGGCAAGATCATGGAGAAGATCGGGGCCTCGGGTGGGCTCAGCCACGCGGTCTGGGATACCGACGGCCAGTGGGCGGAGTGGGAGTTTGAGGTCCCGCAGGAGGCCAGGTACCGGCTCCTGATCCGGGGCGCAGGGGAGCACGACCGTGTCCTGCGCCTGCTGGAACTGGACGGGAAACCGCTGGTCTCCGACGGGGGTGTGGTCCGGATGAGGTCGACAGGAGGCTGGTGCCGGGTCACCGACGACTGGCGCTACTTCCTGGTCAATGGCCCCGACGGCAAGCCCGCGAGTATTCGGCTGGCACCCGGCAAGCACCGTATCCGCCTTGAGCGGCTGGGGAACTCCATGAACCTCGACCTGTTCGCCTGGGAACCGGCGCAAGATTAG
- a CDS encoding DUF488 domain-containing protein, with amino-acid sequence MILYTIGFAKKSASVFFGLLKEHGIKQLIDVRLNNVSQLAGFTKRDDLAYFLKAICDADYRHEPKFAPTAEMLREYRELEDWSRYEAEFVALMRDRHIEDVIDRAEFAQPSVLLCSEAAPEQCHRRLVAEYLAERWGDLQVRHI; translated from the coding sequence TTGATCCTCTATACGATTGGGTTTGCGAAGAAGAGCGCGTCTGTCTTCTTCGGCCTTCTCAAGGAACATGGGATAAAGCAGCTAATCGATGTGCGTCTGAACAATGTGTCTCAACTCGCAGGCTTCACAAAGCGAGACGACTTGGCCTACTTTCTCAAAGCCATCTGTGACGCTGACTACCGGCACGAACCCAAGTTCGCCCCGACCGCGGAGATGCTGAGGGAGTACCGTGAACTGGAAGACTGGTCGCGATACGAGGCGGAGTTCGTGGCGCTCATGCGAGACCGCCACATTGAGGACGTCATCGACAGAGCTGAGTTCGCCCAGCCATCAGTCCTCCTCTGCAGTGAGGCTGCACCGGAACAGTGCCACAGGAGGCTAGTGGCCGAATACCTCGCGGAGCGCTGGGGGGACCTGCAGGTCAGGCACATATAG